The sequence TTGATATCCTTCTTCTAGTAGCAAAATTTTAAGTTCATCAAAAGATAGTGAGGAAAGAACAATTGATGGAGAAGAAATTGATGCAATTATTCCTCCTATTATGAATATAACATCTTCTGCTCATACTACTTCTGTTATTCATAAGGATATAGGTTTTACTGGAGTTCTTGAATCACCAAAGGAATTCCCAGCTTTATCTGTGTCCAAACTCATTGATGTGAGTACAAGTGTACCAGCATTACATTCTGAAGTTAGTACTCCAACTGGTGAAGCAGTGAAACCTGCTGAAATAGATGTTTTGCAGAATACTTCTGAAGACTCCAACAATTGCTTGAATGAGATCATAACTTCTCAAGTTTTATCTAGTATAAATACAGAAATGCCAAATGTTGAAAAATGGAAGGAGGTAACAAATTCAAGTACAAAATTCAAAAAGGGTATAAACAGTCCTTCTTCTGTCAGAAACATTGTTTCTCCAAGTAAGTTTCAAGCCTTAGTTGAGGTTGTTGAAGAACAAAATACTTTTCCAAAGTAATTAGAAAACCTGTTAAGGGTAAAAATGCTAAAGGTGCTCCTAATGTCATTACTAGAAAGCAGGCACACAATTCAGTTAAAACAGGTGTTGGTGGGGGAAGTTCTAATACTTCCAAATTAAATCTTTGCCAATGAGAGTGATGTATTGGAATATTAGAGgcttgaagagaattcaagccAAAGATAAATTATGGAATTTAGTAAAAATAATTATTCTTTTTTTGTTGTGGGTTGCTGAACCTAAAATTAAAGTAACTGGAAAAGGAATTAAACAGCTTAAACTTCCTGGTATGAGTCAAatattaattcataattctatTGGTGATGCAAAAGGGAATCTTTGGCTATTTTGAAATTCTTCTATATCTAAACCAATGGTGATTTCTAAAACAAGACAAGTTATTACAGTTAGGGTGGGAGATGTTCTAGTGACTGGAATTCATGCTGCTTGTCTTACAGTGGATAGAAGAATCTTGTGGGATTAATTGTTAAAAATCAGTGATATGAAATATCCTTGGATGGTTATTGGTGACTTTAATGTTGTTTTGAGTATTGATGAAAAAGTTGGAGGTAGAAGACCTTTAAGAGTTTCAATACAAGACTTCAGGGAGTGTGTTGAATCTTGTAGTTTGATACAAGCTCCCAAAAGTGGAATCTAATTTTCTTAGTGCAATAATAGGTGTGGAAAGAAAAGGATATTATGTGATTTGGATAGAGCATTATATAATTTGGAATGGATGGAAAAGTTTGAAGGTTGGAGCTACAAAGTAGGTGTAAGAGGTACTTCTGATCATGGTGCTCTGCTTGGTATTGTTGTGAATATCTCAAAACCAGTAAATACTCCTTTTAAGTATCAACCAGTATGGTCTTCTCATCCTGATTTTTTGGAACTAATTAGAGTATCTTGGGGTGAAGTTGTAGCAGGCAACCCAACATTTTCTTTTCTGTTCAAATTAAAGAGGTTAAAACAAGTGATCAGAAAATGGAATTGGGAAATTTTTGGGGATTTAAGATTAAAAGTGAGTACTACAGAGCAGGAAGTTATGTCTACTTCTTTACAGTCAGATAAATTAGTCACAGCTAGAGGCAAGCATGAAGTAGCTGCACAACAATATAATGAGCTAATAAGAGCAAAATCTAGAGTTAAATGGGTGAAAGAAGGTGGAGCTAACACTGCCTTTTTCCATGCAAACATAAGAATAAGAAAAGCTCAAAACAACATCAATGAGCTTGAAGATGAGAATGGGTATGTAGTAACTGATCAAGCTACAATTGCAGACATTTTGATTAAACACTTTGAAAGGAAGTTTGAGCACAAAGAGGTGAATATATCTAATGAAATTCTGGATACCATTCCAAAAATCTTAACTCAGGATGATAATACTTTCTTAGATGCTACCTTCACATATGGATATCAAAGTGGTTGTTTTTGGTATGGATGCAAACAGTGCTCCTGGGCCAGATGGCTTTCCTGGAAGTTTTTATAAATATGCATGGGAAATTTTGAAAGATTACTTGACTGAAGatataaaatgttgttggagtCATGGTTTTATTTCTAAAGGGATGAATTCAAATTTTTTGGTTCTTCTACCAAAAATACAAGGTGCTAAAAAAGCTGAGCAGTTTAGACCTATTGGTCTggcaaattttaattttaaaataatTACAAGAATCATTACTACTAGGTTGAGTAAAATGATTGAGAATATGATTTCTATGCAGCAGGGTGCTTTTATAAAAGGCAGAAATATACAAGACAGAATTGTTCTAGCTTCTGAAATGATTAATGAGCTGAACATAAAAAGAAGGGGAGGCAATGTAGGTATGAAGCTAGACATAACTCAAGCCTATGACTCATTGATCTGGAATTTTTTATTTGAAGTACTTAGAAGGTTTGGTTTTTCTGAAATTGGTATTCACTGGTTGAGAAGACTGTTTGAATCTGCAAGGATCTCAGTGCTTGTGAATGGTAGTCCATGTGGTTTTTTTGGTGTAGGAAGGGGCCTTAGACAAGGTGATCCCCTTTCACCTATCTTGTTTATTCTAGATGAAGAGGTGCTAAGCAGAAATGTTACAAGTATGGTGCAGGATGGAAGATTACAAGCTATGGTAAATAGAGGAGGCCGTCAACCATCTCACTTGATGTTTGCAGatgatatcttcatcttctgcaatGGTAACAAAAGATCACTGGATAACTTAATGGTTATGTTGGGGAAATATCAAAGCTCATCTGGTCAGGTGGTGAATATAGCTAAAAGTAAGTGCTTTGTTGGTGGTGTAACTGATACAAGGAAAAATGAGATTGCAAATTACTTGCATATGGATTTATCTGCATTCCCTGATAAGTATTTGGGAGTAATTTTGAATCCTGGAAGAGTAAAATCTTTTCAGGTTTGGGGTATGGTGGAAATGATGCAACAAATGCTTGCAGGCTAGATGGGGAGATTACTTGCCTTTGCTGACAGGTTAATTCTGGTAAAATATGTGCTTTGTAGCATGCCTGTATACAACATGTCAGTATACAATTGGCCAAAATCAGTTATAAAGGAGTGTGAGAAGATTATAAGAAATTTCTTGTGGTCAGCTGACCCTGCAGTGAAAAAGTTAGTAACAGCCAAATGGGATGAAGTAAATTCACCAATTTCAGAAGGAGGGATGGGTCTAAGAAGATTGGAGATAATGAATAAAGCATTGCTGATGAAATTATTATGGAAGATTGAAACAAAGGATGTTGAATGGACATAATATTCATGAGAACCAAATATAAGAATAGCAAAAAATGAATGGATTACATCATATAAACAATCATCCATATAGCCACGCATTAAATGGGTTTTCCTGGAGTTAAGGAAGGAAGCAGATGGTTAATAGTTGATGGGAAACAAACATCTGTGTGGAAGGATAAATGGATAAAAGATTATGCACTTATTGATAGGTATGCAACTGATCCTTTTGTGGAACAAAATAAGGACTTGAAAGTTCATCATTTGATTGTGAATGGTAGGTGGCAAATACCAGAGCATATGTACAAATTCTTTAACAAGAATGAACTTCCAGTTCTAACTCAGGGGGAGGATACACAGATTTGGGAAATTGATCttcaaggtaaattttctgtttCAAGTGCAGCTCAGCTGATAAGGAAAAAGTACCCAACAACTCAGTGGGCAAGTAAAGTTTGGGATCCATGCATTCATCCATATACTTCAACTAATTTGTGGAAGATTTTGAGAGGTGCCCGTGATACAGAAGAAACAGTAAGGAAAAAAGGATTCTTGACTGTATCAAAATGTTACTTGTGTGGTAATAATCAAGACACCATGGACTATATCCTATGGAAGTGTGATTTTAGTGTTCAAATATGGTATTGGCTGGGTGGATTGTTTCAATGCCTGAATCCAACATCTTTTGAAGAAGTGTTACAGGTGGAAAAAGGGAAGAGTGGTGCTATAAAAGAAATATGGTTTAATTGTGTCTTTAATACTATGACTGAGTTATGGCATACAAGGAACAGAGTCATATATGAGGATGAAAAGCCAAAATCATTAAGTTTAAACAGAGAATTATCAGATTTACTGGAGAATGTGGTTTTAGAATCAAGGGCAGTAAATGGAGTGGGATGTATGATATGAACATATTGCTATATTTTGGAATAACTAGAGTGAAAACTCATTGTACACAAGTGAAGCAATGTCATTTCAAACTCCCATCAAGAAACCAAATTTTAATATGCTGTGATGGTGCATCTAAAGGGAATCCAGGAaatgttggttttgattttgtgGCAAGGAATGAAATAGGAGACTGTGTAGGAGCAGCATCTGGTGGCCTGGGTCTTGCAACTAACTATTTAGCAGAGGTAATGGCACTAGTGATGGCAGGAGAGT comes from Papaver somniferum cultivar HN1 chromosome 7, ASM357369v1, whole genome shotgun sequence and encodes:
- the LOC113296467 gene encoding uncharacterized protein LOC113296467, which encodes MEKFEGWSYKVGVRGTSDHGALLGIVVNISKPVNTPFKYQPVWSSHPDFLELIRVSWGEVVAGNPTFSFLFKLKRLKQVIRKWNWEIFGDLRLKVSTTEQEVMSTSLQSDKLVTARGKHEVAAQQYNELIRAKSRVKWVKEGGANTAFFHANIRIRKAQNNINELEDENGYVVTDQATIADILIKHFERKFEHKEMLPSHMDIKVVVFGMDANSAPGPDGFPGSFYKYAWEILKDYLTEDIKCCWSHGFISKGMNSNFLVLLPKIQGAKKAEQFRPIGLANFNFKIITRIITTRLSKMIENMISMQQGAFIKGRNIQDRIVLASEMINELNIKRRGGNVGMKLDITQAYDSLIWNFLFEVLRRFGFSEIGIHWLRRLFESARISVLVNGSPCGFFGVGRGLRQGDPLSPILFILDEEVLSRNVTSMVQDGRLQAMVNRGGRQPSHLMFADDIFIFCNGNKRSLDNLMVMLGKYQSSSGQVVNIAKSKCFVGGVTDTRKNEIANYLHMDLSAFPDNMPVYNMSVYNWPKSVIKECEKIIRNFLWSADPAVKKLVTAKWDEVNSPISEGGMGLRRLEIMNKALLMKLLWKIETKDVEWT